A portion of the Algimonas porphyrae genome contains these proteins:
- the yghU gene encoding glutathione-dependent disulfide-bond oxidoreductase, with protein sequence MTQTLSDYTPAKVWTWDKESGGRFANINRPVSGATHDKDRPVGQHPFQLYSLGTPNGVKVTIMLEELLEAGVSDAEYDAWLINIGEGDQFSSGFVAVNPNSKIPALMDHSEDPPVRIFESGAILTYLAEKFDRFLPTERAARAECLSWLFWQVGSAPYLGGGFGHFYAYAPMKIEYAIDRFAMETKRQMDVLDKRLAEHEFIAGDTLTIADFAIYPWYGGMARGILYDAAEFLQVESYEHVLRWAKQLAERPAFRRGQLVNRTWDDKGLAERHSAADFDGKL encoded by the coding sequence ATGACACAAACACTCTCTGACTACACACCTGCCAAGGTCTGGACCTGGGATAAGGAAAGCGGTGGGCGCTTTGCTAATATCAACCGTCCGGTCAGCGGGGCGACCCACGACAAGGACCGCCCTGTTGGGCAACACCCGTTCCAGCTGTATTCACTCGGAACGCCCAACGGCGTCAAAGTGACGATCATGCTCGAAGAGTTGCTCGAGGCGGGCGTTAGCGATGCCGAATATGATGCCTGGCTGATCAATATCGGGGAGGGCGATCAGTTCTCATCCGGTTTCGTCGCAGTCAATCCGAACAGCAAGATCCCCGCCTTGATGGATCACTCCGAGGACCCGCCTGTGCGTATCTTCGAATCCGGGGCGATCCTGACTTATCTCGCCGAGAAGTTCGACCGGTTTCTGCCGACGGAGCGGGCGGCGCGCGCGGAATGTCTGTCCTGGTTGTTCTGGCAGGTCGGCAGCGCGCCCTATCTGGGTGGCGGGTTCGGACATTTCTACGCCTATGCGCCGATGAAGATCGAATATGCCATCGACCGGTTTGCGATGGAGACCAAACGCCAGATGGATGTATTGGACAAACGTCTTGCCGAGCATGAATTCATCGCCGGAGATACTCTGACGATCGCTGACTTCGCCATTTACCCCTGGTATGGAGGAATGGCGCGCGGCATCCTCTATGATGCCGCCGAGTTCCTGCAGGTTGAAAGCTATGAACATGTTCTGCGCTGGGCGAAGCAGCTCGCGGAACGTCCGGCCTTCCGCCGCGGCCAGCTCGTCAACCGGACTTGGGACGATAAGGGTCTTGCCGAGCGTCACAGTGCGGCAGACTTTGATGGGAAGCTTTAG
- the gap gene encoding type I glyceraldehyde-3-phosphate dehydrogenase codes for MTTRIAINGFGRIGRNVLRALHESGRDDLEIVAINDLSSPENLAHLLKYDSVHGRFPGTVSVSDNGIDIGGGPIAVSATRDLADLNWGEHDIDIVMECTGLFTSRDAALKHCEAGAKRVLISAPGNGADKTIVYGVNDGTLSAADIIVSNGSCTTNALAPLARILHDRFTIQSGFMTTVHSYTGDQPTLDGVHRKDFNRGRAAALSMIPTSTGAAKAIGLVMPELDGKLDGKAIRVPTPNVSAVDLVVNVATPTDIDRVNAAFRDGAQAMAGILAVTDDLTVSTDFNHDPHSSTVLMTETMVPNPHMIRVLSWYDNEWGFSNRMLDTAAAMAAFL; via the coding sequence ATGACAACACGCATCGCTATTAACGGTTTTGGACGGATCGGACGGAATGTTCTTCGCGCCCTCCATGAATCCGGTCGCGACGATCTCGAAATCGTGGCCATCAACGATCTGTCTTCACCGGAAAACCTGGCGCATCTGCTGAAATATGACAGTGTGCATGGACGGTTTCCCGGCACCGTCTCCGTATCGGATAATGGGATCGATATTGGCGGCGGTCCGATCGCCGTTAGCGCGACCCGCGATCTGGCGGATCTGAACTGGGGTGAGCATGACATCGACATTGTGATGGAGTGTACGGGCCTGTTCACTAGTCGCGACGCTGCGCTCAAACATTGCGAGGCCGGCGCGAAACGCGTCCTGATCTCCGCCCCGGGTAATGGCGCGGACAAGACCATCGTCTACGGCGTGAATGACGGCACGCTGAGTGCGGCGGACATCATCGTTTCGAACGGATCCTGCACGACCAATGCGCTCGCCCCGCTGGCCCGCATTCTGCATGACCGCTTTACCATCCAGTCCGGTTTCATGACGACGGTTCACAGCTACACAGGCGACCAGCCGACGCTGGACGGCGTCCATCGCAAGGACTTCAATCGCGGGCGCGCGGCCGCCTTGTCGATGATCCCGACCAGTACGGGCGCGGCCAAGGCGATCGGGCTGGTCATGCCGGAACTGGACGGAAAGCTGGACGGAAAGGCGATCCGTGTGCCGACACCCAATGTCTCCGCCGTGGACCTGGTCGTCAATGTCGCAACGCCGACCGATATCGATCGCGTCAATGCGGCCTTCCGCGACGGTGCGCAGGCCATGGCGGGCATTCTGGCCGTGACGGACGATCTGACTGTCTCGACCGATTTCAATCACGACCCGCATTCATCGACCGTGCTGATGACGGAAACGATGGTGCCAAACCCGCACATGATCCGCGTCCTGTCCTGGTACGACAATGAATGGGGCTTTTCGAACCGGATGCTCGACACCGCCGCTGCGATGGCGGCATTCCTCTAG
- a CDS encoding STAS/SEC14 domain-containing protein, producing the protein MNDLNTANLNAKFEDPLVRLNVTGPATTEEIETAMSWFDELGEGQDDYQLYLEIPKMNFPDLGSVRRTFLSLANIMRGLDSCEKCAVVTDSPFLRSTAKIEGTALPQMEVDSFGIVELAEAEDWLEAA; encoded by the coding sequence ATGAATGATTTGAACACCGCCAACCTGAACGCCAAATTTGAAGACCCGCTCGTCCGGCTGAACGTGACGGGCCCTGCGACTACAGAAGAAATCGAGACCGCCATGAGTTGGTTCGATGAACTCGGCGAGGGGCAGGACGACTATCAGCTCTATCTGGAAATTCCAAAAATGAACTTCCCTGATCTGGGATCGGTCCGGCGGACCTTCCTGTCGCTTGCCAATATCATGCGCGGGCTCGACAGCTGCGAGAAGTGCGCCGTCGTGACAGACAGCCCATTTCTTCGTTCGACCGCCAAGATCGAAGGGACAGCGCTACCGCAGATGGAAGTGGACAGTTTCGGGATCGTCGAACTGGCTGAAGCCGAAGACTGGCTCGAAGCCGCCTGA
- a CDS encoding gamma-glutamylcyclotransferase family protein, with protein MEHLFSYGTLQLPAVQRDTFGETVAGRADALVGYRRDMIEITDPDVLALSGECFHPVVHRTDDPDDRVAGMVFALTAEQLARADAYEVDDYVRARVTLASGQQAWLYVARQA; from the coding sequence ATGGAACATCTCTTTTCCTATGGCACGCTACAGCTCCCAGCCGTGCAGCGTGACACGTTCGGCGAGACGGTCGCGGGCCGGGCGGATGCGCTGGTCGGCTATCGTCGCGACATGATCGAAATCACCGACCCTGACGTTCTGGCGCTCAGCGGCGAATGTTTTCACCCCGTCGTGCACAGAACGGATGACCCTGATGACCGGGTTGCCGGCATGGTGTTCGCGCTTACGGCTGAACAGCTCGCTCGCGCCGACGCCTATGAGGTCGACGATTATGTGCGCGCCCGCGTCACCCTCGCCAGCGGCCAGCAAGCCTGGCTTTATGTAGCGCGTCAGGCTTGA
- a CDS encoding FAD-binding domain-containing protein has translation MTDPTRINVPRCRDDRIALARRLNPHLSSRDRAVAAIEGGPDAARKRIRTIDPVAYARTRNHLDGAITRLSPYIRHGVVSLAEVRDAVLSAAANQGEAEKMVQQLAWRDYWQRLHADLGNRIWDDLEDYKTGFQPSDYARDLPDDIARAETGVASMDHCLRQLIQTGWLHNHARLYLAAYVCHFRRVRWQAGAQFFLTHLLDGDPASNNLSWQWVASTFSHKPYYFNLDNMRRFCGPDVDVTDRNNRVFADTYEALHRRLFPRLDPPQPRQKKSERANTSAHRNGAQQTQTVQS, from the coding sequence ATGACCGATCCGACCCGCATAAATGTCCCCCGATGCAGAGATGACAGGATCGCGCTGGCTCGCCGACTTAATCCGCACTTGTCCAGCCGGGACCGCGCAGTCGCCGCAATCGAAGGAGGTCCGGATGCTGCCCGGAAACGGATACGCACGATCGATCCCGTCGCCTATGCCAGAACCCGTAATCATCTCGATGGAGCGATTACGCGACTATCGCCTTACATCCGGCATGGCGTCGTAAGCTTGGCCGAGGTGCGCGATGCGGTTCTGTCCGCCGCCGCCAATCAGGGCGAAGCCGAGAAAATGGTGCAGCAACTGGCCTGGCGCGATTACTGGCAGCGTCTCCATGCCGACCTTGGCAACCGGATATGGGATGATCTGGAAGACTATAAGACAGGCTTTCAACCGTCCGATTACGCGCGTGATCTGCCGGATGATATTGCGCGGGCCGAAACAGGTGTTGCGTCCATGGACCATTGTCTCCGGCAACTGATACAGACCGGGTGGCTGCACAATCATGCGCGTCTCTATCTGGCCGCCTATGTCTGCCATTTCCGGCGCGTGCGCTGGCAGGCCGGGGCACAATTCTTTCTGACGCATCTGCTGGACGGCGATCCGGCGTCGAATAATCTGTCCTGGCAGTGGGTGGCATCGACCTTTTCGCACAAACCCTATTACTTCAATCTGGATAATATGCGGCGGTTCTGCGGGCCAGATGTCGATGTGACGGACCGGAACAACCGGGTTTTCGCCGACACCTATGAAGCGCTGCATAGGCGGCTTTTCCCGCGGCTCGATCCGCCGCAACCGCGTCAGAAGAAATCTGAACGCGCAAACACATCCGCTCATCGCAATGGCGCGCAACAGACGCAGACGGTGCAGTCGTGA
- a CDS encoding DUF3857 domain-containing protein, translated as MMRVVRTLLRGLTLCLPLICVPVAAAQQVEDYINIRPRPNWVVPVPTPDYDRSADSGRDAVFALTDFQNRFGLNTDEYSTRYVVDLLTPAAVEEEGTISRDFDPSYQTMELHHVRIIRDGRSINAIDLSEAMIFRTETDRDQMIFNGTLTFSMPVLDLRVGDRLDVSYTTRGRNPAIGSGFLTRRVFGTTGEVKRRFMRVLIADDQPVHTQVHNGAPEPERSQIDGWTVFEWDAPDPQAPDYDTDTPDWTFRAPTYEISNFASWSEVGNLFSDYYALTADDRKAVAPIVAEIASAHTDPKARARAALDWVQNNIRYVALAYGEGGFIPRRTERVLRRRFGDCKDVTLLLLTLLDGLGVSADPILVNLDERGGEFKGLANPYAFDHIKVLAEIDGKLYPMDATRDPQFGTLDMMERGGVEFGLRLVAGKAAITRLPPNDYPYRERVTERFDAVSEENAILYTLTVEERGGEADATASWLASDGEASVMDNYVDYLDDLFPTLEVADPMTVTIEPDRAYTSLQFAFRIPFEQGGESVTINTRAWQLLSRVPGFEGGSRTLPFALSHPRNVQHIRDYVSASSNGFEVQSRTIENDAFRFTLSDTVEPGLFREDYRWVTKQDFIAADAFVDTMSEIDDVRDASFSKITLLLTDAEATPPPEGSSSGAGRVLFWLYLILFPAGVGFLLWRERRRRRAEGEATR; from the coding sequence ATGATGCGTGTGGTCAGAACCTTGCTGCGCGGCCTTACCCTGTGCCTGCCTCTGATCTGTGTGCCTGTTGCAGCGGCCCAGCAGGTTGAGGATTATATCAATATCCGGCCGCGACCGAATTGGGTCGTGCCTGTACCCACGCCCGACTATGACCGGTCCGCCGATAGCGGACGGGACGCGGTGTTCGCGCTGACGGATTTTCAGAACCGTTTCGGGTTGAACACGGATGAATACTCCACCCGCTACGTCGTCGATCTGCTTACACCTGCGGCTGTCGAGGAGGAGGGAACGATTAGCCGTGACTTCGATCCGTCCTATCAGACGATGGAGCTGCACCATGTCCGCATCATTCGCGATGGTCGCTCGATCAATGCCATCGATCTGTCCGAGGCGATGATTTTCCGTACGGAGACTGACCGCGATCAGATGATCTTCAATGGGACGCTGACCTTCTCGATGCCAGTCCTGGATCTCCGGGTCGGCGACCGGCTGGATGTGTCCTATACTACGCGCGGGCGTAATCCCGCGATCGGGTCGGGATTTTTGACGCGGCGCGTGTTCGGCACGACTGGCGAGGTCAAGCGCCGCTTCATGCGGGTCCTGATCGCCGATGACCAGCCTGTCCATACGCAGGTTCATAATGGTGCGCCTGAACCGGAGCGCAGCCAAATTGACGGCTGGACCGTCTTTGAATGGGATGCGCCCGATCCGCAGGCTCCGGATTATGACACGGATACGCCGGACTGGACCTTCCGCGCCCCGACATACGAGATTTCCAACTTTGCCAGCTGGTCGGAGGTCGGCAATCTGTTTTCAGATTATTACGCACTGACCGCGGACGACCGCAAAGCTGTCGCGCCTATTGTGGCGGAGATCGCGTCCGCCCACACTGATCCGAAGGCACGGGCCCGAGCGGCACTGGACTGGGTTCAGAATAACATCCGCTACGTCGCGCTGGCTTACGGCGAGGGCGGTTTCATTCCCCGTCGCACCGAACGGGTGCTGCGGCGTCGGTTCGGCGACTGCAAGGATGTGACGCTGTTACTGCTCACCCTGCTGGACGGGCTGGGCGTGTCGGCGGACCCCATTCTGGTCAATCTCGATGAGCGTGGCGGCGAATTCAAGGGGCTCGCCAATCCCTATGCGTTCGATCACATCAAGGTTCTGGCCGAGATCGACGGCAAACTCTATCCGATGGACGCAACCCGCGATCCGCAGTTTGGAACGCTCGACATGATGGAGCGGGGCGGTGTGGAGTTCGGCCTGCGGCTGGTCGCCGGAAAGGCCGCGATTACGCGGCTGCCGCCCAACGACTATCCCTATCGCGAGCGCGTGACCGAGCGTTTTGACGCTGTCTCGGAAGAAAACGCCATTCTCTACACGCTGACTGTCGAGGAACGCGGCGGGGAGGCCGATGCCACGGCGAGCTGGTTGGCCAGCGACGGCGAGGCGAGCGTCATGGACAACTATGTCGATTATCTGGATGACCTGTTTCCCACTCTGGAAGTGGCAGACCCCATGACGGTAACGATCGAACCCGACCGCGCTTACACGTCGCTTCAGTTCGCGTTTCGTATTCCGTTCGAGCAGGGCGGCGAGTCCGTGACGATCAATACACGCGCTTGGCAGCTCTTATCGCGTGTGCCGGGCTTTGAAGGCGGCAGCCGGACCTTGCCGTTTGCGCTGAGCCACCCGCGCAATGTGCAGCATATTCGCGACTATGTGTCTGCGAGCAGTAACGGTTTCGAAGTGCAATCCCGCACGATCGAAAATGACGCCTTCCGGTTCACACTTAGCGATACGGTGGAGCCCGGCCTGTTCCGGGAGGATTATCGCTGGGTCACGAAACAGGACTTCATCGCCGCCGACGCCTTTGTGGACACCATGTCGGAGATCGATGACGTGCGGGATGCAAGTTTTTCCAAAATCACCCTCTTACTGACGGATGCTGAGGCCACGCCGCCGCCTGAAGGCTCGTCCAGCGGTGCAGGGCGAGTGCTGTTCTGGCTCTATCTGATCCTGTTCCCGGCGGGTGTCGGCTTCTTGTTATGGCGCGAACGACGGCGGCGGCGCGCGGAGGGTGAGGCCACACGCTGA
- a CDS encoding DUF1996 domain-containing protein, which translates to MLHQRAGTNRFTLLLMATTALALQACGGGGSTTPSVQSPVVISNIAPVANAGADQQVLENATVTLSGSGSDSDGTVASWAWSQLSGPTVTLTDGSTAIATFTAPSADTTQSLEFRLQVTDNQGATATDTVIIEVIDGRPVELTAAPDAVTKMPFARFDFTSQDATGFECSLDGGEFANCQSPYTVMPISVGDHQLSIRAIGADGSVREITRHDWTVSSIFGDHNDAEIDENLIRTTVQPNRVEPNSWRGILRINCDFAHSSYDDPIVFPDQDNAAHLHRFYGNMLLDETSTLESLFTTGQSSCQGDELNRSAYWIPALLAPSYNQQTEARLLDDNGDPAWQVVSAVVGNDDVAHEIFYYSAGVDDLESIQPIPLGLKMIAGNGAAMPGMEQDTSIVRWHCQSWESSDATNPRWSTSIPECQAPDRLRMDVFFPSCWDGVNLDSDDHKSHLAYPITTNDGMTMCPTEHPEPIIRVSFHYAFGVTPDVYDPVTQSSRGWRIASDMYDVNQATPGGMSLHGDWFNAWHPEALQAVLDVCIKGELDCHDGNLANGYRLSGTQPGTQEEPDIVNMGHGMGSMNH; encoded by the coding sequence ATGCTACACCAACGTGCAGGCACAAACCGCTTCACCCTATTATTGATGGCGACGACCGCCTTAGCGCTTCAGGCGTGCGGCGGTGGTGGATCAACGACCCCGTCCGTTCAGTCCCCTGTTGTGATCAGCAATATTGCGCCTGTGGCCAATGCAGGAGCCGATCAACAGGTTCTGGAAAACGCAACCGTGACCCTGTCAGGATCAGGCAGCGATAGCGACGGCACGGTGGCAAGCTGGGCTTGGTCGCAACTATCAGGCCCGACGGTCACACTCACGGACGGCTCGACTGCAATCGCTACCTTTACGGCTCCGTCAGCCGATACGACCCAATCGCTTGAATTTCGCCTTCAGGTCACTGACAATCAAGGCGCGACAGCCACGGACACGGTTATTATTGAGGTCATTGACGGTCGACCGGTGGAACTCACAGCAGCCCCGGACGCGGTCACAAAGATGCCATTTGCCCGGTTTGACTTCACCTCACAGGATGCAACAGGCTTCGAATGTAGCCTTGATGGCGGCGAGTTTGCCAACTGTCAGAGCCCTTACACAGTCATGCCGATTTCTGTTGGCGATCATCAACTTTCCATCCGGGCGATCGGGGCTGATGGCAGCGTCAGAGAAATTACCCGTCATGATTGGACCGTCAGCAGTATTTTCGGTGACCATAATGACGCCGAGATCGACGAGAACCTGATCCGGACGACGGTGCAGCCGAACAGAGTGGAGCCGAACAGCTGGCGCGGAATTTTGCGGATCAACTGCGACTTTGCCCATTCCAGCTATGACGATCCGATCGTTTTCCCGGATCAGGATAACGCAGCTCACCTGCACCGTTTCTACGGCAACATGTTGCTGGATGAAACGAGTACGCTGGAGTCATTATTTACGACGGGGCAATCGAGCTGTCAGGGCGATGAACTCAACCGCTCCGCATACTGGATACCGGCTCTGCTTGCTCCGTCCTATAATCAGCAGACCGAAGCACGCCTGCTGGACGATAATGGGGATCCGGCATGGCAGGTCGTGTCAGCCGTCGTAGGCAATGATGATGTGGCGCATGAGATTTTCTATTACTCTGCCGGTGTCGACGACCTTGAGTCTATTCAACCTATCCCGCTAGGCTTGAAGATGATTGCGGGGAATGGCGCTGCCATGCCCGGCATGGAGCAGGATACATCGATTGTTCGCTGGCATTGCCAGTCCTGGGAATCGAGTGACGCCACCAATCCCCGCTGGAGTACGTCAATCCCTGAGTGCCAGGCGCCGGACCGTTTGCGTATGGATGTGTTTTTCCCAAGTTGCTGGGACGGCGTGAACCTCGACTCCGATGATCATAAAAGTCATCTGGCCTATCCGATCACGACCAATGACGGCATGACCATGTGCCCGACTGAACATCCCGAACCAATCATACGGGTCAGTTTCCATTATGCATTCGGTGTGACACCCGACGTTTATGATCCCGTCACGCAATCCAGTCGGGGATGGCGGATCGCGTCGGACATGTATGACGTCAACCAAGCCACGCCCGGTGGAATGTCACTGCATGGGGACTGGTTCAACGCATGGCACCCTGAAGCGCTGCAAGCCGTTCTGGATGTCTGCATCAAGGGCGAACTAGACTGCCATGACGGCAATCTCGCCAATGGTTACCGTCTGTCAGGCACACAGCCCGGAACTCAGGAAGAACCGGACATCGTCAATATGGGGCACGGCATGGGAAGCATGAATCACTAG
- a CDS encoding trimeric intracellular cation channel family protein — protein sequence MGSMTLDPLSLDFVLTLLDRVGVLVFAISGGIVAVRAKMDWLGILVLSFLPALGGGTLRDLILDAPVFWLTDGWSLLMVLIGAILSYLFANSVEDFKPLRWADAVGLSLFAVAGAAKAIDLGHGITIAVIMGGVTASAGGLLRDIVANREPLLLKQDIYATAALLGGLGYGLAQQSGLSFEISTLIGSSLAFAIRACAIHFGWSLPRAK from the coding sequence ATGGGAAGCATGACCCTGGACCCGCTAAGCCTTGATTTCGTCCTGACCCTTCTCGACCGGGTTGGCGTGCTGGTCTTTGCCATTTCGGGCGGGATCGTCGCCGTGCGGGCCAAGATGGACTGGCTCGGCATTCTGGTCCTGTCATTTCTGCCAGCTTTGGGCGGCGGAACGCTTCGCGACCTCATTCTGGATGCACCGGTCTTCTGGCTGACGGATGGTTGGTCTTTGCTGATGGTCCTGATCGGGGCCATCCTGTCCTATCTGTTCGCCAACTCGGTCGAGGATTTCAAACCCTTACGCTGGGCTGATGCAGTCGGCCTGTCCCTGTTTGCCGTAGCCGGTGCGGCCAAGGCGATCGACCTTGGCCACGGCATCACGATCGCCGTGATCATGGGCGGCGTGACGGCTTCGGCAGGCGGGCTGCTGCGCGACATCGTCGCCAATCGCGAACCCCTGCTGCTGAAACAGGATATTTACGCCACTGCCGCGCTGCTCGGTGGGCTCGGCTACGGACTGGCGCAGCAATCCGGCCTGTCCTTCGAAATCTCGACGCTGATTGGCTCCAGCCTCGCCTTCGCCATCCGCGCCTGCGCCATCCATTTCGGCTGGTCTCTCCCCCGCGCAAAGTGA
- a CDS encoding NAD(P)/FAD-dependent oxidoreductase, which produces MKIAIIGAGMAGLSAANALSERHHVRLFDKSRGVGGRMSTRYAGDYEFDHGAQYFTVSDPEFQALIDSVRRDGHVAPWHSRGLYVRDGVIEADRGRPRWVGTPRMNSLPKAMARGLSIDLGRRIASVTGQADDLRLTFEDGSREGPFDRVICTAPAPQTAQILPNETPLQSVLARVRMQACFAVMVGLEDRFDPGWDSLRLSDLPVSWMARNSAKPGRDSHLTSLVIHAAPDWSDRYAEADRADVLATLLETASTICERPLQDAPHLALHRWLYAFSDQPPVTVDGVAAHEQDCLIDRDRGIICAGDWCVGGRVEGAFISGRAAAKAVDSVATERNS; this is translated from the coding sequence GTGAAAATTGCCATCATTGGAGCCGGCATGGCGGGTCTTAGCGCAGCGAATGCGCTCTCGGAGCGCCATCACGTCCGTCTGTTCGACAAGAGTCGCGGTGTCGGCGGGCGGATGAGCACGCGCTATGCTGGCGATTACGAATTCGATCACGGAGCCCAATATTTCACAGTGTCCGACCCGGAGTTTCAGGCTCTGATCGACAGTGTGCGCCGCGACGGGCATGTCGCGCCGTGGCATAGTCGGGGTCTATATGTACGCGACGGGGTGATCGAGGCGGATCGGGGACGGCCTCGCTGGGTCGGTACACCGCGCATGAACAGTTTGCCCAAAGCCATGGCACGGGGCCTGTCGATCGATCTGGGACGGCGCATCGCGTCCGTGACGGGGCAGGCAGACGATCTGCGTCTGACATTCGAGGACGGATCACGCGAAGGGCCGTTCGACCGCGTCATCTGCACTGCGCCCGCCCCGCAGACTGCACAGATCTTGCCCAATGAGACCCCGCTCCAGTCCGTCCTGGCCCGGGTACGGATGCAGGCCTGTTTCGCTGTCATGGTTGGTTTGGAAGATCGGTTCGATCCAGGCTGGGACAGCCTGCGCCTGTCGGACCTACCGGTCAGCTGGATGGCGCGCAACAGCGCCAAACCGGGACGCGACTCGCATTTGACCAGTCTGGTCATCCACGCGGCGCCGGATTGGTCAGACCGCTATGCTGAGGCGGATCGGGCTGATGTCCTGGCGACCCTGCTGGAAACGGCGTCGACCATCTGTGAGCGCCCGCTCCAAGACGCGCCGCATCTGGCTCTGCACCGCTGGCTTTATGCGTTCTCGGATCAGCCGCCTGTTACTGTCGATGGCGTTGCCGCCCATGAGCAGGACTGTCTGATCGACCGGGATCGTGGCATCATCTGTGCCGGCGACTGGTGCGTGGGCGGCCGGGTCGAAGGCGCGTTCATCAGCGGCCGCGCAGCCGCCAAGGCAGTCGATTCCGTGGCTACAGAGCGTAATTCTTAA
- a CDS encoding glutathione S-transferase family protein — protein sequence MTQSSPIDQATLYHYPLSRSARVRMLLIELDIPHEVRRVDVVRGEGLSPAFMAINPNHAVPVLQLRYSDGSEQTLLESGAMIIHLADLHPHAELIPPISDPVARGDVLQMVAFNASHLDTILWNIRLHRDLFPKAVRSEATVQFNMDKLEREVLPQLEARLSRHDWICGNTFTAADCIMAQNLGWMRSYGIGRKGALRAYAKRLQARPSWQEAYSDMREFER from the coding sequence ATGACACAATCATCTCCCATCGACCAGGCGACGCTCTATCACTATCCACTATCCCGTTCCGCGCGGGTCCGGATGCTGCTGATCGAGCTCGACATTCCGCATGAGGTGAGACGCGTGGACGTCGTGCGAGGCGAAGGCTTGAGTCCGGCCTTCATGGCGATCAACCCGAACCATGCCGTCCCTGTCCTGCAGCTTCGCTATTCGGACGGCTCGGAACAGACATTACTGGAAAGCGGGGCCATGATCATTCATCTGGCCGATCTGCATCCGCATGCCGAACTTATTCCCCCGATCAGCGATCCTGTCGCGCGCGGAGATGTGCTGCAGATGGTGGCCTTCAACGCGTCCCATCTAGATACGATCTTGTGGAATATCCGCCTACACCGGGATCTGTTTCCCAAAGCCGTCCGCAGCGAGGCCACGGTTCAGTTCAATATGGACAAGCTGGAGCGTGAAGTTCTTCCGCAACTGGAGGCGAGACTGTCCCGGCATGACTGGATCTGCGGCAACACTTTCACCGCCGCCGATTGCATCATGGCGCAGAATCTCGGCTGGATGCGATCCTACGGGATCGGCCGCAAAGGCGCGCTACGCGCTTACGCCAAGCGATTGCAGGCGCGCCCGAGCTGGCAGGAAGCCTATTCGGATATGCGCGAATTCGAACGCTGA